AAAGTGAGCCCTGCTGGAATCGAACCAGCGACCCCCTGCTTAAAAGGCAGGTGCTCTGCCGACTGAGCTAAGGGCTCACGAATCCCGCTCCCTGATCTTCTTTCCTCCGGCAGCGCAGTGTTTTCCACCCGTGCCCCCATCGTGAAATCATACACGCCGTTCGGGCCAAACGCAAAGCGTTTGGTGGAGGCGCGCGACGCGGAAAAACCTCATTCTGTCGTGGAGAGAAGCTCCTCTCCTGCGTCCAAGCCCGCCGGCGCGGCAGGGGAAGGCATCCGGCGATCCGGTGGCGGGGCCGTTTTCTACAGCCCGTACTGTTCGAGGAGCAGGTCGTAGGTCGACTTCCCCGTGCCCTCTGGGTTGTCGTTCTTTATGGTGTTGAGGAAGGCGTTCAGGCGCTCGAGAAAGTCCGGGCTGCCCTTGCGTGCGGCCATGCAGATTTGGCTCGCCGTCAGGGGAGTGTCGAGGGCCGCCGTGGTGTCCGGATACTCCTCGGTCAGCGCCTTGACGAACAGGGTATCTCCCACGTACGCCGCGGCTTTCCCCGCGACCACCTCCTGGACGGCGTCATCCTCTTGCTGGAACGGCTTTTTTTGGGCTTTGGGAAAATACTGCGTCGCCGTCGTGGCGTACAGGGTGTTGATTCGGAACGTTACGACGTACTCGCTGCTGTCGAGATCCTTGTAGCTCTCGATCTTGTCGGCGACGCTCCTGCTCAGCAGAAGAGACACTTTTTCGGTGTGGTAGGGATCGGAAAAGTCCACCAGCTTCGCGCGGTCGGGGGTGTTCGACAGCGTCGAGACGATCACGTGGTACTTTCCGTTGAGGAGCTCCGTGATGATTTTGTCCCACGGGGTGTGAACGAACTCCACGGAGACTCCCCACGCCTCGGCCAATTTCTGCACCAGGGCGACTTCGAAGCCGTCCAGAGTGCCGTCTTCCTTGTGGAAGTGATAGGGGGTGTAGTCTTCCGCCTCGACACCCACCCTGAGAACGCCGGATCCGAGGACGTCCTCAAGGGCGGAGGGCCCAGACTCCGCCTGGGTCGCCGGGGACGGCTGCTGTGCTTGCGGGGCCTCGGCGGGACGGCCGCACGCCACGCTCAACACGGCAAACAGCCCGGCCCACAGTAGACAGGTAAGCGATTTCGTATGCATCATGATTGGTATTATATGACCTAATAGTAAAAAGCGCAATAAAAAAATACATTTTTTCGGCCCGCCCCCCGCTGTCGGGAAGGCGGCACCGGAATCGTAGGCGGCGCCTGGTGCGGCGGACGGGAGCCTTGCGGAGGGAGGACGTCCCCGTTCCGCTTTCGCCTCCGCCAGGGCGGGGCGGTGGCGTACGTGCGTGACGAGACGATGCTTCCTTCGGCAGGATTCTATATGACGCGGTTCGGTGCGTTGCGCGCCCCGAGAGTTCTGTGATACTCTGGACGAGAGGCATTCTATGTCGGGTCATTCGAAATGGTCGAAGATCAAGCGCCACAAGGGCGCGCAGGACCAGAAGCGCGCCAAGATTTTCCAAAAATTGGCGCGGGAGGTCAGCGTCGCCGTACGCGTGGGCGGCTCTGGGGATCCGCAATTCAATGCCCGCCTGCGGGCGGCCGTTGAGGCGGCGCGAGCCGCGGAGATGCCCAAAGACAGCATCGAGGCCGCGATTCGCCGCGGCCTCGGCGAGGATGGCGGCACGCGATACGAAGAGGTGGTGTATGAGGCCTACGCTCCTGGAAACATCGCCCTCTACATCGAAGCCCTCACGGACAACCGCACGCG
The DNA window shown above is from Acidobacteriota bacterium and carries:
- a CDS encoding transporter substrate-binding domain-containing protein — translated: MMHTKSLTCLLWAGLFAVLSVACGRPAEAPQAQQPSPATQAESGPSALEDVLGSGVLRVGVEAEDYTPYHFHKEDGTLDGFEVALVQKLAEAWGVSVEFVHTPWDKIITELLNGKYHVIVSTLSNTPDRAKLVDFSDPYHTEKVSLLLSRSVADKIESYKDLDSSEYVVTFRINTLYATTATQYFPKAQKKPFQQEDDAVQEVVAGKAAAYVGDTLFVKALTEEYPDTTAALDTPLTASQICMAARKGSPDFLERLNAFLNTIKNDNPEGTGKSTYDLLLEQYGL